The proteins below come from a single Raphanus sativus cultivar WK10039 unplaced genomic scaffold, ASM80110v3 Scaffold2880, whole genome shotgun sequence genomic window:
- the LOC130506097 gene encoding uncharacterized protein LOC130506097, with product MPNIANLDFEPLSVKGDNYLQWALDIEISLGAKGLEECIVEGNESSKKDNAKALMMIRHHIEESLKAQYLTVSNPYELWKELKSRYNHQKTVILPEAMYEWTHLRIQDFKSVNEYNSALFRIVSKMRLCGEKITDKQLLEKTYQTMSSSNMLLQQQYRQKGFKTYSALIACLLLAEQNNELLMKNNDLRPPGTKPVPDAHHASKEGKNNSEANHVQYDQRGRGSSFGRGRGRGGQWRGRGRGGYGRGRYNPYERPNQSSNGRGRGRGNGSTTRPQNTGNSVCHRCGVSNHWAKNCRTPKHLVDLYQESIKGKNPEAHMVYKDGEDDFDHDKDDLMEYETSDILKNDQVD from the coding sequence ATGCCAAACATTGCAAACTTGGATTTTGAACCCCTAAGTGTAAAGGGTGACAATTACCTTCAGTGGGCTTTAGACATTGAAATCTCCCTCGGAGCCAAAGGCCTAGAGGAGTGTATTGTCGAAGGAAATGAATCAAGTAAGAAAGACAATGCTAAAGCCCTCATGATGATTCGCCATCACATTGAGGAGAGCTTGAAAGCTCAATATCTCACAGTGAGCAATCCATACGAGTTATGGAAAGAGTTGAAATCGAGATATAATCACCAAAAGACTGTGATCCTTCCGGAAGCCATGTATGAATGGACTCATCTCAGGATTCAAGACTTTAAGTCTGTGAATGAATATAACTCAGCCTTGTTCAGGATAGTCTCAAAGATGAGACTATGTGGCGAGAAAATAACTGATAAGCAGCTACTGGAAAAGACTTATCAGACAATGTCATCAAGCAACATGTTGCTCCAGCAACAATATAGGCAGAAAGGTTTCAAGACCTACAGTGCTCTCATAGCCTGCCTATTGCTTGCTGAACAGAATAATGAGTTGCTTATGAAGAATAATGACCTGAGACCACCCGGAACCAAACCTGTTCCTGATGCACATCATGCCTCAAAAGAAGGTAAGAACAACTCCGAAGCTAACCATGTCCAATATGACCAAAGGGGTCGCGGTTCCTCATTTGGAAGAGGTCGCGGCCGTGGAGGTCAGTGGCGAGGACGTGGACGTGGTGGCTATGGGAGAGGGCGTTACAACCCTTATGAGCGCCCAAACCAGTCCAGCAATGGGCGTGGTAGAGGCAGAGGCAATGGGTCGACTACTCGACCACAGAATACAGGAAACTCAGTGTGTCATAGGTGCGGAGTATCTAACCATTGGGCAAAGAACTGCCGAACCCCAAAACACCTGGTTGATCTCTACCAAGAGAGCATCAAAGGCAAGAACCCGGAGGCTCACATGGTATACAAGGATGGCGAGGATGACTTTGATCATGACAAGGATGATCTCATGGAATATGAGACTTCAGACATTCTGAAAAATGACCAAGTTGATTAA